In the Leptospira johnsonii genome, one interval contains:
- a CDS encoding enoyl-CoA hydratase/isomerase family protein, with the protein MNYLREPIQLKNGRAECIKIQTNDQNSLTRENMIELENILAEIDKDDSIRAVLISSDNPKFFSNGIDAENILNTPREKLTAEMGQIVILFGKLLSFGKPLIAEVTGYAMGGGAVITLSCDFKFMLEGKARIAFTEVLVGLPLPISFIDKLKITVKSEYLNEVCLLGTAYKAEEAKEISLINETAENKEDLRKLVLKKLDEVMAIAPSAYRRTKAAINKEITDKFESQLEFTKSSFEDPKVVANLLEAMSALKEKRRPKLT; encoded by the coding sequence ATGAACTATTTACGGGAACCAATCCAATTAAAAAACGGCAGAGCCGAATGTATTAAAATACAAACTAACGATCAAAATTCTTTGACCAGGGAGAATATGATAGAACTGGAAAATATCCTGGCTGAGATCGATAAGGACGATAGTATCCGCGCGGTGCTTATAAGTTCCGACAACCCTAAATTTTTTTCAAACGGTATCGATGCGGAGAATATACTAAATACACCTAGGGAAAAACTGACCGCAGAAATGGGCCAGATCGTGATCCTATTCGGTAAACTTTTGAGTTTCGGAAAACCTTTGATTGCAGAGGTGACAGGTTACGCGATGGGTGGTGGTGCAGTTATCACTCTCTCTTGCGATTTCAAATTTATGTTAGAAGGAAAGGCAAGGATCGCTTTTACAGAAGTTTTGGTAGGACTTCCACTACCGATCAGTTTCATCGATAAACTGAAGATAACAGTTAAGTCTGAATATCTGAACGAAGTTTGTCTTTTAGGAACTGCTTATAAAGCGGAAGAAGCCAAAGAAATTTCTTTAATCAACGAAACTGCCGAAAATAAGGAAGATTTGCGTAAACTTGTTCTGAAAAAATTAGACGAGGTGATGGCAATCGCTCCAAGCGCTTATAGACGGACGAAGGCTGCGATCAATAAAGAGATCACCGATAAATTCGAATCGCAATTGGAATTCACTAAAAGTAGTTTTGAAGATCCTAAAGTAGTGGCAAATTTATTGGAAGCGATGAGTGCTTTAAAGGAAAAAAGAAGACCGAAACTTACCTAA